One region of Thiomonas intermedia genomic DNA includes:
- a CDS encoding acyl-CoA dehydrogenase family protein, producing the protein MLLDDDHRMIRDAVRDFAQAEIAPHAAQWARESRFPREALRGLAQLGCLGIAVPTAWDGAGLDYLSLALAIEEIAAADGATSTVVSVNNCPVCSILMAWGSEAQKEQWLRPVARGEWIGAFALTEPQAGSDASNLRTTARHVPPEVGLPTSPPEGVGQARGGPALAVLEADHYVIDGVKQFITSGQNGQVAIVLAATDRAAGKKGISAFLVPTDTPGYIVERLEEKTGQSASDTAQIRFDGCRVPVSHRIGAEGAGYKIALSGLEGGRIGIAAQSVGMARAAFEAALRYARERSAFGKPIAEHQAVQFRLAEMAMQIEAARQLLWHAASLKDAGEPCLKEAAMAKLMASEMAERVCSAAMQIHGGYGYVADFPVERIWRDVRVCQIYEGTSDVQKMLIARAL; encoded by the coding sequence ATGCTGCTCGATGACGATCACCGCATGATCCGCGACGCGGTGCGCGATTTTGCCCAGGCAGAAATCGCCCCGCACGCGGCGCAGTGGGCGCGCGAAAGCCGCTTTCCACGCGAGGCCTTGCGGGGCCTGGCGCAACTGGGTTGTCTGGGCATCGCCGTGCCCACAGCGTGGGACGGCGCCGGGCTGGACTACCTGTCGCTGGCGCTGGCCATCGAGGAGATCGCCGCGGCCGACGGCGCGACCAGCACCGTGGTCAGCGTGAACAACTGCCCGGTGTGCTCCATCCTCATGGCCTGGGGCAGCGAGGCGCAGAAGGAGCAGTGGCTGCGTCCGGTGGCGCGCGGCGAGTGGATCGGCGCCTTCGCGCTGACCGAACCGCAGGCGGGGTCGGATGCGTCCAACCTGCGCACGACGGCACGTCATGTGCCCCCAGAAGTCGGCCTGCCGACTTCGCCCCCCGAGGGGGTAGGGCAAGCTAGGGGCGGCCCGGCGCTTGCCGTGTTGGAGGCCGACCACTACGTCATCGACGGCGTCAAGCAGTTCATCACCAGCGGCCAGAACGGACAGGTCGCCATCGTGCTGGCCGCCACCGACCGGGCCGCGGGCAAGAAGGGCATCAGCGCTTTTCTCGTACCCACCGACACGCCGGGCTACATCGTCGAACGCCTGGAGGAGAAGACCGGCCAGTCCGCCAGCGACACCGCGCAGATCCGCTTCGACGGCTGCCGCGTGCCGGTGAGCCACCGCATCGGCGCCGAGGGCGCGGGCTACAAGATTGCGCTCTCTGGCCTGGAGGGCGGGCGCATCGGCATTGCGGCGCAGTCGGTCGGCATGGCGCGTGCGGCTTTCGAGGCGGCGCTGCGCTATGCGCGCGAGCGCAGCGCCTTCGGCAAGCCCATTGCCGAGCATCAGGCGGTGCAGTTCCGCCTGGCCGAGATGGCGATGCAGATCGAGGCCGCTCGCCAGTTGCTGTGGCACGCCGCGAGCCTGAAGGATGCAGGCGAGCCCTGTCTGAAGGAGGCTGCGATGGCCAAGCTGATGGCCAGCGAAATGGCCGAGCGGGTGTGCAGCGCGGCGATGCAGATCCACGGCGGTTACGGTTATGTGGCGGACTTTCCCGTCGAGCGCATCTGGCGCGATGTGCGGGTTTGCCAGATTTACGAAGGCACCAGCGATGTGCAGAAAATGCTGATCGCCCGCGCGCTCTGA
- a CDS encoding 2-hydroxychromene-2-carboxylate isomerase, with translation MPVSPITFFFDFSSPYAYLASTQIEAIAARHLRDIEWVPVLLGPVFQATGSRPLIDQPLKGDYARIDIPRSARFLNVPYVQPAPFPIATYQAARVLIGLQRDQAAQAAPWLHRCFAAYFVHNRNIAELPVLEALAAEQGLASDGVARHTADPAIKAQLKANCDRALQEGMCGAPYLVVDDQPFWGVDRLLQLEHWLETGGF, from the coding sequence ATGCCCGTCAGTCCGATCACCTTTTTTTTCGATTTCTCCTCGCCCTACGCCTACCTGGCGAGCACGCAGATCGAGGCCATCGCGGCGCGCCATCTGCGTGACATCGAGTGGGTTCCCGTCCTGCTCGGGCCGGTGTTCCAGGCGACCGGGTCGAGGCCGCTGATCGATCAGCCGCTCAAGGGCGACTATGCCCGCATCGACATCCCGCGCTCGGCGCGTTTCCTGAACGTGCCCTACGTCCAGCCCGCGCCGTTCCCGATCGCCACCTATCAGGCCGCCCGGGTGCTCATCGGTCTGCAGCGCGATCAGGCCGCGCAGGCCGCGCCGTGGCTGCATCGCTGCTTTGCCGCCTATTTCGTCCACAACCGCAACATCGCTGAATTGCCGGTACTCGAAGCCCTGGCGGCCGAGCAGGGGCTGGCGAGCGATGGGGTGGCGCGTCATACCGCCGATCCGGCCATCAAGGCCCAGCTCAAGGCCAACTGCGACCGCGCCCTGCAGGAAGGCATGTGCGGCGCGCCCTATCTGGTGGTCGACGATCAGCCCTTCTGGGGCGTGGACCGTCTTCTCCAGCTCGAGCACTGGCTGGAGACGGGCGGATTCTGA
- a CDS encoding AMP-binding protein, translated as MTDPTPLVQAYACGTTEQPLITQTLGDFFDAMAERQGLHEALVSRHQGVRLSYAELKREVDRLGSALLRSGLRKGERVGIWAHNSVEWVLMQLATAKVGVILVNINPAYRTSEVEYALNKVGCKALVTMTSFRTSDYLAMLRELAPELATCAPGELRAARLPDLKLVVHLGQAEEPGMLRFSDWIARGSADDPAVAEAAAMLSADEPINIQFTSGTTGFPKGATLTHSNILNNGYFIGEAMKLTAEDRLCIPVPLYHCFGMVLGNLACLTHGATIVYPNDGFDPLLTLQTVQEEACTGLHGVPTMYIAMLDHPRFAEFDLGTLRTGIMAGSPCPIEVMKRVVRDMHLSEITIAYGMTETAPVSCQSSTDTPLDKRVSTVGQVQPHLEVKIVDPASGDTVAPGSTGELCTRGYSVMHGYWGDAEKTHEAIDAEGWMHTGDLATMDAAGYVNIVGRIKDMVIRGGENIYPREIEEFLYSHPMIQDVQVVGVPDPKYGEELCAWIIPKAGTTPTDDDIRDFCKGKIAHYKIPRYIRFVPSFPLTITGKVQKFKIRETMQQELGLQPARTA; from the coding sequence ATGACCGATCCAACCCCTCTGGTGCAGGCCTACGCCTGCGGCACCACCGAGCAGCCGCTCATCACCCAGACCCTCGGTGATTTTTTCGACGCCATGGCCGAGCGCCAGGGCCTGCACGAGGCCCTGGTGTCGCGTCACCAGGGTGTTCGGCTGAGCTATGCCGAGCTCAAGCGCGAGGTGGACCGCCTGGGCAGCGCCCTGCTGCGCAGCGGCTTGCGCAAGGGCGAGCGTGTGGGCATCTGGGCGCACAACAGCGTGGAGTGGGTGCTGATGCAGCTGGCCACGGCCAAAGTTGGCGTGATCCTGGTGAACATCAACCCGGCCTATCGCACCTCCGAGGTGGAATACGCGCTCAACAAGGTCGGTTGCAAGGCGCTGGTCACCATGACCTCGTTCAGGACCAGCGACTACCTCGCCATGCTGCGCGAGCTTGCCCCGGAGTTGGCCACCTGCGCCCCCGGCGAGCTGCGCGCGGCACGCCTGCCTGATCTCAAGCTGGTGGTGCATCTTGGCCAGGCCGAGGAACCCGGCATGCTGCGCTTTTCCGACTGGATCGCCCGCGGCAGCGCCGATGACCCGGCGGTGGCCGAGGCCGCGGCGATGCTTTCCGCCGATGAGCCCATCAACATCCAGTTCACCAGCGGCACCACCGGCTTTCCCAAGGGCGCCACGCTGACCCACAGCAACATCCTGAACAACGGGTATTTCATCGGCGAGGCGATGAAGCTCACCGCCGAAGATCGGCTGTGCATTCCGGTGCCGCTGTACCACTGCTTCGGCATGGTGCTGGGCAACCTGGCCTGCCTGACGCACGGGGCCACCATCGTCTATCCGAACGATGGCTTCGATCCGTTGCTCACCCTGCAGACCGTGCAGGAGGAGGCCTGTACCGGTCTGCACGGCGTGCCGACCATGTACATCGCCATGCTCGATCATCCACGCTTTGCCGAGTTCGATCTGGGCACGCTGCGCACCGGCATCATGGCGGGAAGCCCCTGCCCGATCGAGGTGATGAAGCGGGTGGTGCGCGACATGCACCTCTCCGAAATCACCATCGCCTACGGCATGACCGAAACCGCGCCGGTGAGCTGCCAGAGCTCCACCGACACCCCGCTGGACAAGCGGGTGAGCACGGTGGGGCAGGTGCAGCCGCATCTTGAAGTGAAGATTGTCGACCCGGCCAGCGGGGACACCGTGGCGCCCGGCTCCACCGGCGAGCTCTGCACCCGAGGCTACTCGGTGATGCACGGCTACTGGGGCGACGCGGAGAAGACGCACGAGGCCATCGATGCCGAAGGCTGGATGCACACCGGCGACCTCGCCACCATGGATGCCGCGGGCTACGTCAACATCGTCGGCCGCATCAAGGACATGGTGATCCGCGGCGGCGAGAACATCTACCCGCGCGAGATCGAGGAGTTTCTCTACAGCCATCCGATGATCCAGGACGTGCAGGTGGTCGGCGTGCCCGACCCGAAGTACGGCGAGGAACTCTGCGCCTGGATCATCCCCAAGGCCGGCACCACGCCCACCGACGACGACATCCGCGATTTCTGCAAGGGAAAAATCGCGCACTACAAGATCCCGCGCTACATCCGCTTCGTGCCGAGCTTTCCGCTGACCATCACGGGCAAGGTGCAGAAATTCAAGATTCGCGAAACCATGCAGCAGGAGCTCGGG